The proteins below are encoded in one region of Thermosulfurimonas marina:
- a CDS encoding DUF342 domain-containing protein: MTRELVSLGEGLFLRVSEDGLVAWLEKEGGPVSTQDFFSLRERLISLGLTGILKAPEIRDGRLVVARGKPPEPGRDGRVEFLVDLSRGPRPLSGERVDWREINALVSVPAGTPVARVHPPSPGVPGYTVWGEEIPAPPGRPVEVRSQAPKDEILAQIEEIDQLFEKGPSREASRGKPFTFTLGPGLRYDVQLGLILAEEGGILEVREGFARIHSVYTLRGDVDWETGNIHFHGKSLTISGSVRRGFTVESAGDLVIQGDVEEGARLWAGGRLKISGIVRGENTLVESQGEAEVQIVEWAQIRVKGKLTVWGYLLWTHATVGADLFVFGEKGIVGGEVYVQGSATVSVLGSPAFVKTFLRVGYDYEVAQEQERLLKEWQRLDELTDRMKEALMQGLRLARSGRLTPKQKKALETLRQHLRQRLLEMSELKDRLNFLEEELRKGVGATVQVTRRVYPNVAVGIDGHLRDIRREHGPGVFRLTEAGIQFLEGA; encoded by the coding sequence ATGACCAGAGAACTGGTGAGTCTGGGTGAAGGGCTGTTTTTGCGGGTCTCGGAGGACGGCTTGGTGGCCTGGTTGGAGAAAGAAGGGGGCCCGGTTTCGACCCAAGATTTCTTTTCTCTCCGAGAGAGACTAATTTCGCTCGGGCTGACCGGTATCTTAAAGGCCCCAGAGATCCGAGACGGGCGTCTGGTGGTGGCCCGGGGGAAACCTCCAGAGCCTGGCCGGGACGGACGGGTGGAGTTTCTGGTGGACCTTTCCCGAGGGCCCCGGCCTCTTTCCGGGGAGAGGGTAGATTGGCGGGAGATCAACGCCCTAGTCTCTGTCCCTGCAGGCACTCCGGTGGCTCGGGTGCATCCTCCCAGCCCGGGAGTGCCGGGCTATACCGTATGGGGAGAGGAGATCCCGGCCCCTCCGGGACGCCCCGTGGAGGTGCGATCCCAGGCTCCCAAAGACGAGATCCTAGCCCAGATTGAGGAAATAGACCAACTATTCGAAAAAGGGCCTTCTAGGGAAGCCTCCAGGGGGAAACCCTTTACTTTCACTCTGGGGCCGGGCCTGCGCTATGATGTACAACTTGGCCTTATCCTGGCCGAAGAGGGGGGCATCCTTGAAGTGCGGGAAGGCTTTGCCCGGATTCATTCTGTTTACACCCTTCGCGGGGATGTGGACTGGGAGACGGGCAACATCCACTTTCACGGAAAGTCTCTTACCATTTCGGGGTCTGTACGTCGGGGTTTTACGGTGGAGTCTGCCGGGGACCTGGTGATCCAGGGAGACGTCGAAGAGGGGGCCCGCCTTTGGGCTGGAGGGCGCCTTAAGATCTCGGGCATTGTGCGGGGCGAAAACACCCTGGTGGAGAGCCAGGGCGAGGCCGAGGTCCAAATCGTGGAATGGGCCCAGATACGGGTAAAGGGCAAGCTTACGGTCTGGGGATATCTCCTCTGGACCCACGCTACGGTGGGGGCAGACCTTTTCGTTTTTGGAGAAAAAGGTATTGTGGGGGGAGAGGTCTATGTACAGGGCTCGGCCACGGTGAGTGTCTTGGGAAGCCCCGCCTTTGTAAAGACCTTTCTGCGCGTGGGCTACGATTACGAGGTTGCCCAAGAACAGGAGCGTCTTTTAAAAGAGTGGCAGCGCCTGGATGAACTTACCGACCGCATGAAGGAGGCCCTTATGCAGGGTCTTCGTCTGGCCCGCTCCGGGAGACTCACCCCCAAACAGAAAAAGGCCTTGGAAACCCTACGCCAGCACCTGCGCCAGAGACTTCTGGAGATGAGCGAGCTCAAAGATCGGCTGAATTTTCTGGAGGAGGAATTGCGCAAGGGGGTAGGGGCTACGGTGCAGGTGACCCGGAGGGTCTATCCTAATGTAGCCGTAGGGATAGACGGACACCTTCGGGACATTCGCCGGGAGCACGGCCCGGGGGTCTTTCGCCTCACCGAGGCCGGAATCCAATTTCTGGAGGGAGCATGA
- a CDS encoding hydantoinase/oxoprolinase family protein: MRVAVDTGGTFTDFVAEVEGQLLTYKVPSTPEDPARAILEGLRVLSSRTGRPPEEVLHGTTVGTNAFLTRRGARVALLTTRGFEDVIFIGRQARPELYNFLVQKPPPVVARSLVLGVRERVRADGTVELPLSEEEIARVRLWVKQKRPEALAISLLHAYAFPEHERRLAKALADLGIHLSLSSEIRPEFREFERTSTTLLNAYLAPVVGRYVRRLGKALPGARIFIMQSSGGLLPVEEVEGRAVMTLLSGPAGGVLGALAVARAQGFKRIITLDMGGTSTDVALCDGAPTYTREYEIEGHPVALPLIDIHTIGAGGGSLAWFDPGGALRVGPQSAGADPGPVCYGRGGRQPTVTDAHLFVGRLLPHRFLGGRMVLRPELAARALAEMAHLKGLSPETLALSILEIAATNMEAALRKVSLERGYDPREFVLVAFGGAGALQAAELAARLGISRVLVPRLSGVLSALGILVAEPRFDFAAGVRPGRDPASYEFLQRKMAALRKKALSAVKSLGFAERDLAVSESVDLRYAGQAFELTIPFGTDFQEAFRREHERLYGFHLGDRTLEATAVRVTVTVRRPPPVWPPFKGGRALQPAEKTLLLLSPEERRPAPVYLWEDLPQEAEFSGPALVVGDYATVFVPPGFLCAADGHGNLHLYPG; the protein is encoded by the coding sequence GTGCGCGTTGCCGTAGATACCGGAGGGACCTTTACCGATTTCGTGGCCGAGGTCGAGGGGCAACTTCTCACCTACAAGGTCCCCTCCACCCCCGAGGATCCTGCCCGAGCCATCCTGGAGGGTCTGCGGGTCCTTTCCTCGCGCACCGGACGCCCTCCCGAAGAGGTCCTTCACGGAACCACCGTAGGAACCAACGCCTTTCTCACCCGTCGAGGGGCCCGGGTGGCCTTGTTGACCACCCGCGGATTTGAGGACGTAATCTTCATCGGGCGCCAGGCCCGTCCGGAACTTTACAACTTTTTGGTCCAGAAGCCGCCTCCGGTAGTGGCCCGCAGTCTGGTCCTGGGGGTGCGAGAGCGGGTGCGGGCCGACGGAACCGTAGAGCTTCCCCTTTCCGAAGAAGAAATCGCGCGGGTGCGTCTCTGGGTAAAGCAAAAGCGACCCGAGGCCCTGGCCATCTCCCTCCTTCACGCCTACGCCTTTCCCGAGCACGAACGCCGTTTGGCCAAGGCCCTGGCCGACCTGGGAATCCATCTCTCCCTTTCTTCGGAGATCCGTCCGGAATTTCGGGAGTTCGAACGCACTTCCACCACCCTGCTCAACGCCTATCTGGCCCCGGTAGTGGGGCGCTATGTCCGCAGGCTGGGCAAGGCCCTCCCCGGGGCCCGGATCTTCATCATGCAGTCGAGCGGAGGGCTCCTTCCGGTCGAAGAGGTGGAAGGGCGGGCGGTAATGACCCTTCTTTCCGGCCCCGCGGGCGGCGTGCTGGGGGCCCTGGCCGTGGCCCGGGCCCAGGGCTTTAAGAGGATCATCACCCTGGATATGGGGGGCACTTCCACCGATGTGGCCCTTTGCGACGGGGCCCCCACCTATACCCGGGAGTACGAAATCGAGGGGCATCCGGTGGCCCTGCCCTTGATCGACATCCACACCATTGGGGCTGGAGGGGGGTCGTTGGCCTGGTTTGATCCCGGTGGGGCCCTGAGGGTGGGCCCCCAGAGCGCTGGGGCCGATCCCGGGCCGGTCTGCTATGGGCGTGGGGGGCGTCAGCCTACGGTCACCGACGCCCACCTCTTTGTCGGACGCCTCCTTCCCCATCGTTTTCTGGGGGGCCGGATGGTCCTGCGTCCGGAGCTTGCGGCCCGAGCTTTGGCGGAGATGGCCCATCTCAAGGGCCTTTCTCCAGAAACCCTGGCCCTTTCTATTCTGGAAATTGCCGCCACGAACATGGAGGCCGCCCTGCGCAAGGTTTCCCTGGAGCGGGGGTATGACCCTAGGGAGTTTGTTTTGGTGGCCTTCGGAGGGGCCGGGGCCCTCCAGGCCGCGGAACTCGCGGCGCGGCTAGGGATCTCCCGGGTGCTAGTGCCACGGCTTTCCGGGGTGCTTTCCGCCCTGGGAATCCTCGTGGCGGAGCCGCGTTTCGACTTCGCCGCCGGAGTCCGGCCCGGACGCGATCCCGCCTCCTACGAATTCCTCCAAAGAAAAATGGCGGCCCTGCGGAAAAAAGCTCTTTCGGCGGTAAAGTCTCTGGGCTTTGCGGAAAGAGATCTCGCGGTTTCCGAAAGCGTAGATCTACGCTATGCGGGACAGGCCTTTGAGCTCACCATCCCCTTCGGGACCGACTTTCAGGAGGCCTTTCGGCGAGAACACGAAAGGCTTTACGGCTTCCATCTGGGGGACCGGACTCTGGAGGCCACCGCGGTGCGGGTGACGGTCACCGTAAGGCGCCCGCCGCCGGTCTGGCCTCCCTTTAAAGGCGGTCGGGCCCTTCAGCCGGCAGAAAAAACGCTCCTCCTTCTGAGCCCGGAAGAGCGCAGGCCCGCCCCGGTCTATCTCTGGGAGGACCTCCCGCAAGAGGCCGAATTTTCCGGACCGGCCCTAGTGGTGGGGGACTACGCCACGGTCTTCGTCCCCCCGGGCTTTCTCTGCGCCGCCGATGGCCACGGCAACCTCCACCTTTACCCGGGCTAA
- a CDS encoding cation-translocating P-type ATPase, with protein MEKPWALPAEEVLKELGTPPEGLPPEEVQERLRRYGPNRLPSPPGRSPWRIFFSQFRSLFVYVLLVAALAAYFLGEPVDAAVILAVVILNALLGFYQEYRAERSLEALRTYLTPRALVRRAGKVQTVESTQIVPGDLLLLKAGAKVPADARLIEVRALQVDESVLTGESLPVEKSPEPLPEGTPLAERKNLVFSGTLVTAGEGLAVVVATGESTEFGRLARLMREVRLPRTPLTEKLEKFTRWVTLAILLLAGLTFALGRLRGFPLEESFMAAVALAVSAIPEGLPVIITVALAVGVSRMARRQAVVRYLPAVETLGSTTVIFTDKTGTLTENRLRPEVLVTAQGETHFLSQGEPSPDLREFLKAVALSLEEGLVLDEALAELLKTFGVSPPSFRILGKIPFDSTRKYQARLVETEGRRLLVLKGAPEIVLGLCSGAGELISRLEDLASQGLRLVALASGEVSAEDPFEALKEAPLRPLGLVGFRDPPRPEAPEAIRTALRAGIRVKMVTGDHPLTARRIGEEVGLSGEPVTGSLLETLSPEEVFARLEKTDLVARATPQTKLRLIEAFKARGEIVAMTGDGVNDAPALKAAHIGVAMGSGTEVAKEAADMVLLDDRFVTLVEAVREGRTVFDNLRKSLLFILPTNGGECLLLLAALVAASVLPVLPLHILWINLVTTVALAVTLSLEPPEPGVMDRPPRPPQAPLLDGRLLLQIVVVSALMAGLTWGAFDFWKSRHGVAEARALAVNLIVFLETFYLFNTRFLGQAPKNPLRLLSGNPLLRPGLLFILLAQLAFTYWKPLSGLFRVEGLHPEGWPVIFGAGILLFFLVEIEKRLFKIWLPSSKPQGEGHEVRHPER; from the coding sequence ATGGAAAAGCCCTGGGCGCTTCCGGCCGAGGAAGTCCTGAAAGAACTGGGAACTCCTCCCGAGGGACTTCCCCCGGAAGAGGTGCAGGAGCGCCTTCGGCGCTATGGCCCCAACCGGCTTCCCTCACCTCCCGGGCGCTCTCCTTGGCGCATCTTCTTTTCCCAGTTTCGTTCCCTTTTCGTCTATGTCCTCTTAGTGGCCGCACTTGCGGCCTATTTCCTGGGGGAGCCGGTAGATGCCGCAGTGATCCTCGCCGTGGTCATCCTGAACGCCCTTCTGGGCTTTTATCAGGAGTACCGGGCCGAACGCTCCCTGGAGGCCCTGCGGACCTATCTCACCCCCCGGGCCTTGGTAAGACGGGCCGGAAAGGTCCAAACCGTAGAAAGCACCCAAATTGTTCCCGGAGACCTTCTCCTGCTTAAGGCCGGGGCCAAGGTGCCTGCCGACGCCCGGCTTATAGAAGTGCGGGCCCTCCAGGTGGACGAGTCCGTACTTACCGGAGAGAGCCTTCCGGTGGAAAAATCCCCGGAGCCCCTTCCCGAGGGAACCCCTCTGGCCGAGCGCAAGAACCTGGTCTTTTCCGGCACGCTGGTTACCGCCGGTGAGGGGCTGGCCGTGGTGGTGGCCACCGGAGAGAGCACGGAATTCGGCCGCCTGGCCCGCCTCATGCGGGAGGTACGCCTCCCGCGCACTCCCCTCACCGAAAAACTGGAGAAATTCACCCGCTGGGTGACCCTGGCCATCCTTCTCCTTGCCGGACTTACCTTTGCCCTGGGCCGCTTGCGGGGCTTCCCGCTCGAGGAATCCTTCATGGCCGCGGTGGCCCTGGCGGTCTCGGCCATCCCCGAAGGCCTTCCGGTGATCATCACCGTGGCCCTGGCCGTAGGGGTAAGCCGCATGGCCCGAAGGCAGGCCGTAGTGCGGTATCTCCCGGCGGTGGAGACCCTGGGAAGCACCACGGTGATCTTTACGGACAAGACCGGAACCCTTACGGAAAACCGGCTGCGGCCCGAGGTCCTGGTAACCGCCCAAGGGGAAACTCACTTCCTCTCTCAAGGAGAGCCCTCCCCGGATCTCCGGGAATTCTTAAAGGCGGTGGCCCTTTCTCTGGAAGAGGGTCTCGTGTTAGACGAGGCCCTGGCCGAACTCCTGAAAACCTTCGGGGTCTCTCCGCCTTCCTTTCGGATTCTTGGAAAGATCCCCTTTGACTCCACCCGCAAATATCAGGCCCGGCTGGTGGAAACGGAGGGACGGAGACTTCTCGTCCTCAAAGGGGCCCCGGAGATCGTGCTCGGACTTTGCTCCGGGGCAGGGGAGTTGATCTCCCGGCTGGAAGACCTTGCCTCCCAGGGCCTGCGCCTGGTGGCCCTGGCCTCAGGAGAAGTCTCCGCGGAGGATCCCTTTGAGGCCCTAAAAGAAGCCCCCCTGCGCCCTCTGGGCTTGGTGGGCTTCCGAGACCCACCCCGGCCGGAGGCTCCGGAGGCCATCCGTACCGCCCTTCGGGCGGGTATCCGGGTAAAGATGGTCACCGGAGACCATCCCCTCACCGCCCGGAGAATCGGGGAAGAGGTGGGGCTTTCCGGGGAGCCGGTGACCGGAAGCCTCCTAGAGACCCTGTCGCCGGAAGAAGTCTTTGCCCGTCTTGAAAAAACGGATCTGGTGGCCCGGGCCACTCCGCAGACCAAGCTCCGGCTCATCGAGGCCTTCAAGGCCCGCGGAGAGATCGTGGCCATGACCGGCGACGGGGTCAATGATGCCCCGGCGCTCAAGGCCGCCCATATTGGAGTGGCCATGGGAAGTGGGACCGAGGTGGCCAAGGAGGCCGCGGATATGGTCCTCCTGGACGACCGCTTTGTGACCCTGGTGGAGGCTGTGCGTGAGGGTCGTACGGTCTTCGACAACCTGCGCAAGAGCCTCCTTTTCATCCTCCCCACCAACGGAGGAGAATGCCTTCTCCTGCTGGCCGCTTTGGTCGCCGCCTCCGTCCTTCCGGTGCTTCCCCTCCATATCCTCTGGATCAATCTGGTGACCACGGTGGCCCTGGCAGTGACCCTTTCGCTGGAGCCCCCGGAGCCCGGAGTCATGGACCGCCCGCCGCGCCCCCCGCAAGCCCCTCTCCTTGACGGAAGGCTCCTGCTCCAGATCGTCGTGGTCTCGGCACTCATGGCGGGCCTCACCTGGGGGGCCTTTGATTTCTGGAAGAGTCGCCATGGAGTGGCCGAGGCCCGGGCCCTCGCGGTCAACCTTATCGTCTTTCTGGAGACCTTCTATCTTTTCAACACCCGCTTTCTGGGCCAGGCCCCCAAGAACCCCCTCCGGCTCCTTTCCGGAAATCCCCTGCTGCGGCCCGGGCTCCTTTTCATTCTCCTGGCGCAGCTAGCCTTTACTTACTGGAAACCCCTTTCCGGTCTTTTCCGGGTGGAGGGACTGCACCCAGAGGGTTGGCCGGTGATCTTCGGGGCGGGAATTCTCCTCTTTTTTCTGGTTGAAATAGAAAAAAGGCTTTTTAAAATTTGGCTGCCGTCTAGCAAACCCCAAGGAGAGGGCCATGAAGTTCGCCATCCTGAGCGATAG
- a CDS encoding RtcB family protein translates to MELKKLVKINDYEWEIPRQGEMRVPGKIFASQRLLEEMDEKVYEQVTNVATLPGIVRASIAMPDAHWGYGFPIGGVAAFDPEEGGIISVGGVGYDISCGVRTLRTGLKREEVLPQIERLMDELYETVPAGVGSEGEIRLSPKQLDEVLVGGARWAVERGYGEPEDLEYIEERGCMPGGDPDCVSLEAKKRQHRQVGTLGSGNHYLEVQYVAEIYDRRAAEAFGLEEDDVVITIHCGSRALGHQIATDYLPVLAKAARKYGIPIREKELVCAPINSPEGERYFKAMVCGVNCALANRQVITHLVREVVTALFKEARVSLLYDISHNTCKVEWHEVEGRKRRLFVHRKGATRAWGPGRPELPERYRAVGQPVIIGGSMGTASYILVGTEEGERKAFGSACHGAGRSMSRHQALKSFRAEHIIETLRKRGIVVRARSKRGVAEEAPEAYKDVDRVIEAACGAGLTRKVARLLPLGCLKG, encoded by the coding sequence ATGGAACTCAAAAAGCTGGTCAAGATAAACGATTACGAGTGGGAGATCCCCCGGCAGGGGGAAATGCGGGTGCCGGGGAAGATCTTTGCCAGCCAGAGGCTCCTTGAGGAAATGGACGAAAAGGTCTATGAGCAGGTGACCAATGTGGCCACCCTTCCGGGGATCGTGCGGGCCTCCATCGCCATGCCCGATGCCCATTGGGGCTACGGATTTCCCATCGGAGGGGTGGCGGCCTTTGATCCGGAGGAGGGAGGAATCATCTCCGTAGGTGGGGTAGGCTACGACATCTCCTGCGGAGTGCGCACCCTGCGCACCGGGCTCAAGCGGGAGGAGGTGTTGCCCCAGATCGAGCGCCTTATGGATGAGCTTTACGAGACCGTGCCGGCCGGGGTGGGCTCCGAGGGAGAGATCCGGCTCTCTCCCAAGCAGCTCGACGAGGTCCTGGTGGGCGGGGCCCGCTGGGCGGTGGAGCGGGGCTATGGGGAACCCGAGGATCTGGAATACATTGAAGAACGGGGCTGCATGCCGGGGGGCGATCCGGACTGCGTGTCTCTGGAGGCCAAAAAGAGGCAGCACCGTCAGGTGGGCACCCTGGGCTCGGGCAACCACTACCTTGAGGTCCAGTATGTGGCCGAGATCTACGATCGCCGGGCCGCGGAGGCCTTCGGGCTGGAAGAAGACGACGTGGTGATCACCATCCACTGCGGCTCCCGGGCCCTGGGGCACCAGATCGCCACAGATTACCTTCCGGTACTGGCCAAGGCCGCGCGCAAATACGGAATCCCCATCCGGGAAAAGGAGCTGGTCTGTGCGCCCATAAATTCCCCGGAGGGAGAACGCTATTTCAAGGCCATGGTCTGCGGAGTAAACTGTGCCTTGGCCAACCGCCAGGTGATCACCCACCTGGTCCGGGAGGTGGTGACCGCGCTTTTCAAAGAGGCCCGGGTAAGCCTCCTTTACGACATCAGTCACAATACCTGTAAGGTGGAGTGGCACGAGGTGGAAGGCCGCAAGCGGCGACTTTTTGTCCATCGGAAGGGGGCCACCCGGGCCTGGGGGCCGGGCCGGCCGGAACTTCCGGAGCGCTATCGGGCCGTAGGCCAGCCGGTAATCATCGGAGGTTCCATGGGCACGGCCTCTTACATCCTGGTGGGCACCGAGGAGGGAGAACGCAAGGCCTTCGGCAGTGCCTGTCACGGAGCTGGCCGTAGCATGAGCCGCCACCAGGCCCTGAAAAGCTTTCGGGCCGAACACATTATTGAAACTCTCCGGAAAAGGGGCATCGTGGTTCGGGCCCGGAGCAAACGGGGAGTGGCCGAGGAGGCCCCGGAGGCCTACAAAGACGTGGACCGGGTGATCGAGGCCGCTTGCGGGGCCGGTCTCACCCGCAAAGTGGCCCGCCTCCTTCCCCTGGGCTGCCTCAAAGGCTAG
- a CDS encoding metallophosphoesterase: MKFAILSDSHDHIPHLKKALAQARKAGAEVLFHCGDLISPFMVPVLAEFPGPVHFIQGNNRGDPHLLEKQVARFPQVHFHGEFAFLEVGGLSIAMVHYPDLARGLAATGDYHLVLCGHTHVYKVLRIKEALVINPGEILGKEGPPTFALYDTETREVEKVILAD, encoded by the coding sequence ATGAAGTTCGCCATCCTGAGCGATAGCCACGACCACATTCCGCACCTTAAAAAGGCCCTGGCTCAGGCCCGGAAGGCGGGGGCCGAGGTGCTCTTCCACTGCGGGGACCTCATTTCCCCTTTCATGGTCCCGGTATTGGCCGAATTCCCGGGACCGGTACATTTTATTCAGGGAAACAACCGGGGAGACCCTCATCTTTTGGAAAAACAGGTGGCCCGTTTCCCCCAGGTCCACTTTCACGGGGAGTTCGCCTTCCTGGAGGTGGGCGGACTTTCCATCGCCATGGTCCACTACCCGGATCTGGCCCGGGGACTTGCGGCCACCGGCGACTACCATCTGGTCCTCTGCGGGCACACACATGTCTATAAAGTACTTCGGATTAAAGAGGCGCTGGTGATCAATCCCGGAGAGATCCTGGGCAAAGAGGGCCCGCCCACTTTCGCCCTCTACGACACGGAGACCCGGGAAGTAGAAAAGGTGATTTTGGCCGACTGA
- a CDS encoding PhnD/SsuA/transferrin family substrate-binding protein: MFLLVRLVLLAVFFSSALPTLTPAASNQEVVFAVLAKRGPEIARRRWQPLVDYLERRTGLKIKLLPLPFRELEEAVEGQKVDLVLANSGMYVLFESCCGVTPLVTLKNLKLGQVYSRFGGVLFTRADRRDIRSLKDLRHQRHPPAKGALIGAVDPESFGGWIMQWRLLRRAGLRRGKDYTVRFYGTHDAVVLAVLRGEVDAGCVRTDTLESMAAEGRIRLADFRVLHPVKHPGFAFLVSTELYPEWPLARTPRLADEKAETLAAALLALPKDSPVARAAEAAWTLPLNYQPVHEAFKELGLGPYAEVRARALKEARKRYLHIIFLYTLISLIGLFLTLYIFYLNRRLTKLNRSLDEYRHHLEEMVAERTANLEALAETLREERERLAVILRSLGEAVIVTDTWGRITLVNPAAEKLLGRRSKELVGRSFCEALSLEIDGRPCGEALLLLQEDRLVEIAEARLRLPQGEERVVEGTAAPVHGEGSQILGTVVILRDISLRKRLEEEARRASQLEVLSLLAAGLAHDFNNLLATIMGYLDVLRLRVSDPEIQEVAERAEKACLSARTLTRELLTYTKGGGPVKRLARLEEVIREALAFGLAGSGVQAELNLEPDLPPVEMDLEQMAICLHNLLLNARQAMGEWGRIFLRARKVELPPGDPSGLPPGPYVALEIRDTGPGIPEEDLPRIFEPFFTTKPGGSGLGLFTCRRVIEAHGGRILAENAPEGGALFRIYLPAAEGQVLPAEERPRPAIPRRARVLVLDDEEGVRETVAELLRLQGFEVETASEGGEALKAFEEALSAGRPFEVVLLDLTVPGGLGGKEVLPEMRRRDPEVKAIVMSGYSQDPVLSNFRDFGFDGAMVKPFSAQDLLRVMAEVLGPTGED, translated from the coding sequence ATGTTTCTTCTGGTGCGTTTGGTCCTTCTTGCGGTCTTTTTCTCTTCGGCCCTGCCGACTCTGACCCCGGCCGCCTCGAATCAGGAAGTGGTCTTTGCGGTGCTGGCCAAAAGGGGGCCGGAGATCGCCCGCAGGCGCTGGCAACCCCTGGTGGACTATCTCGAAAGGCGCACCGGCCTTAAGATAAAGCTCCTCCCCCTGCCCTTCCGCGAACTCGAAGAGGCCGTGGAAGGGCAGAAGGTGGATCTCGTTCTGGCCAATTCCGGGATGTATGTCCTCTTTGAGTCCTGCTGCGGGGTTACGCCTCTGGTGACTCTCAAGAACCTAAAGCTAGGACAGGTCTATTCGCGCTTCGGAGGAGTCCTTTTTACCCGGGCCGACCGCCGGGATATTCGCTCCCTCAAGGACCTCCGGCACCAGAGACACCCTCCGGCAAAAGGGGCCCTAATCGGGGCCGTGGATCCGGAATCTTTTGGGGGCTGGATCATGCAGTGGCGCCTCCTGCGGCGGGCGGGGCTGCGACGGGGGAAGGACTACACCGTGCGCTTTTACGGAACCCACGACGCGGTAGTCCTGGCCGTCCTCCGGGGAGAGGTGGATGCGGGCTGTGTGCGCACCGATACCCTGGAGAGCATGGCCGCCGAGGGACGGATTCGGCTTGCGGATTTTCGGGTGCTTCATCCGGTAAAACATCCAGGGTTTGCCTTCCTGGTGAGCACGGAACTTTATCCGGAATGGCCCCTGGCCCGCACCCCCCGGCTTGCGGACGAAAAGGCCGAGACCCTGGCCGCCGCCCTCCTGGCCCTCCCCAAAGATTCTCCGGTCGCCCGGGCCGCGGAGGCCGCCTGGACCCTTCCGCTCAATTACCAGCCGGTCCACGAGGCCTTCAAGGAATTGGGGCTTGGCCCCTACGCCGAGGTTCGGGCCCGGGCCCTGAAAGAGGCCCGCAAGCGCTACCTGCACATCATTTTCCTCTACACCCTGATTTCCCTCATCGGGCTTTTTTTAACCCTCTATATTTTCTATCTCAATCGGCGACTAACTAAGCTCAACCGAAGTTTAGACGAATATCGCCATCACCTAGAAGAGATGGTGGCCGAGCGCACGGCCAACCTGGAGGCCCTGGCCGAAACCCTGCGGGAGGAGCGGGAGCGCCTGGCGGTCATTCTGCGCTCCCTGGGAGAGGCGGTCATCGTCACCGACACCTGGGGACGAATCACCCTGGTGAATCCCGCGGCCGAAAAGCTTTTGGGTCGGCGCTCGAAAGAGCTGGTGGGAAGATCCTTCTGTGAGGCCCTTTCTCTGGAAATAGATGGGAGGCCCTGTGGGGAGGCTCTTCTTTTGCTGCAAGAAGACCGCCTAGTGGAGATCGCGGAGGCCCGGCTGAGGCTTCCCCAGGGAGAGGAACGGGTGGTGGAGGGGACCGCGGCCCCGGTCCATGGAGAAGGGAGCCAGATCCTGGGCACGGTAGTCATCTTGAGGGATATTTCCCTGCGAAAGCGCCTGGAAGAAGAGGCCCGAAGGGCTTCCCAGCTTGAGGTCCTGAGCCTTCTGGCTGCCGGGCTGGCCCACGACTTCAACAATCTCCTGGCCACCATTATGGGCTATCTCGATGTGCTCCGTCTCCGGGTCTCCGATCCGGAGATCCAGGAAGTGGCCGAGCGGGCGGAGAAGGCCTGTCTTTCGGCCCGCACCCTTACCCGGGAACTTCTCACCTACACCAAAGGCGGGGGCCCGGTAAAGAGGCTGGCCCGGTTGGAGGAGGTGATCCGGGAGGCCCTGGCCTTCGGGCTGGCCGGCTCCGGGGTCCAGGCGGAGCTCAACCTAGAGCCAGATCTTCCCCCGGTGGAGATGGACCTAGAACAGATGGCCATCTGTCTCCACAACCTCCTTCTCAACGCCCGCCAGGCTATGGGAGAGTGGGGCCGTATTTTTTTGCGGGCCCGGAAGGTGGAGCTTCCTCCCGGAGACCCCTCGGGACTTCCCCCGGGCCCTTACGTGGCTCTTGAGATTCGGGACACCGGCCCGGGGATCCCGGAGGAAGATCTCCCCCGGATCTTTGAGCCCTTTTTCACCACCAAGCCCGGGGGCTCGGGGCTGGGGCTTTTCACCTGTCGCCGGGTGATTGAGGCCCACGGGGGGCGCATCCTGGCGGAAAACGCCCCCGAGGGCGGGGCCCTTTTCCGGATCTATCTTCCCGCCGCCGAAGGCCAGGTTCTTCCGGCCGAAGAACGCCCAAGACCGGCCATCCCCCGGCGAGCCCGAGTCCTGGTCCTGGACGATGAGGAGGGAGTGCGGGAGACCGTGGCCGAACTCCTGCGTCTTCAGGGCTTCGAGGTGGAGACCGCCTCCGAAGGCGGGGAGGCCCTCAAGGCCTTCGAGGAAGCCCTTTCGGCGGGCCGGCCCTTTGAAGTGGTCCTCCTGGACCTCACCGTCCCCGGAGGCCTTGGAGGCAAGGAGGTCCTTCCGGAGATGCGTCGGCGGGACCCGGAGGTAAAAGCCATCGTCATGAGCGGTTATTCGCAGGATCCGGTGCTTTCTAACTTTCGGGACTTCGGCTTCGACGGGGCGATGGTGAAGCCCTTTTCCGCCCAGGACCTTCTACGGGTAATGGCCGAAGTCTTAGGCCCGACGGGAGAGGATTAG